In the genome of Terriglobia bacterium, the window CTTGCAGGTCCCGGTTCGCCCTGGTACTCCAGGTCAATGCCCTTGCCCCATCGGTGTCGGGTTCCCTTCGTCAGGGCCCCAGGACAGGACTTGCGCCTGCTGGCGCTCACCTCCGATCTCCTGGCCATGCCAGTCACACTCGCGAAGGCTCGCTGCGCTCGCCTTCACTCCGCTCCGGGGCATCCATCCCCGTGGCGGCGGCCCTGGGCCCAGGTCCCGCGGTTGCCGACCCGGAGGTCGGGCCTAAAGCCGTACGGCGGCGTTTCTCAGCCGAGTACAAGCGTCGCATACTGCAGGAGGCCGACCAGCGCGACCCTGGAGGAATTGCGTTACTCCTCCGGCGTGAAGGGTTGTATTCGTCGCACCTGACCACCTGGCGTAAGCAGCGCAAGTCGGGAGAAATCGCCGGTTTGGAGCCCCGTAAGCGCGGCAAGAAGCCATTTCCGCGCAATCCACTGGCCGCCGAAAACGAACGTCTACACCGTGAAACCCAGCGGCTGCAGAAGCGCCTGCGCCAGGCCGAAACCATCATCGACGTCCAAAAAAAACTCTGCGATCTACTAGGGCTGACGGTACCCCCGATCGAGCAGAACGGGAGCGACGAATGATTGCGTGTCAGGATCTGTCGCCGCAGGTGGGGACCGCTGCTGCCTGTCATTCTCTGGACATTGCCCGGGCGACTTATTATCGCCGGCTCGAGGGCGACAGTGAAAATGTCGCTGGCAAGCGGCCGACACCGCCGCGGGCTCTGGATACCAGGGAAAGGGAGCGGGTGCTGGAGATTCTCCACGAGGACCGGTTTGTGGATCGGGCTCCGACAGAGATCTTCGCTTCGCTGCTGGATGAGGGGGGATCGGGGACTGACGACGGTAAGTCTCTAAAACCAAAAGACGTTAGCGCAAAGGGAGGCCTGAAAATCGGCGTTGCGCCCGATTTTCAGGCCTCTTTTTTTGTTCTAACCCGACTTTGACAACTCGACCCCGCTTTTCTCTATTTTTGACCTGTTCGTGTCTGTAACTCTTCTATTGCCAACAGCGGGTTTACGCCAAGCCTCTGTAGTGAAGACCCACCCTCTTGACCTGCCCATTGGGACGTGGAAAATGTCGCCATGTTTCTTCGTTACACGCAGCGAAAGAAAGACGGGAAACTGCACCGCTACTGGAGCATCGTTGAGAATCACCGTGGTGAGGGCAGACGAGTAGTCCAGCGACAGGTACTCTACCTGGGCGAGATCAACGACAGCCAAGAAGCAGCCTGGTGCCGAAGCATCGAGGTGTTTGAGTCGGGGACGGGCCACTGGCGTCAGGTTTCACTTTTCCCCGAGGATCGTGAAGCACCGGAACTGGCGCATGAGGTTGTCCACGTTTGTTTGGATCAACTGCAGCTTAGACGGCCGCGGCAATGGGGAGCGTGCTGGTTGGCATCTGAGTTATGGCGACAGCTGACGCTGGATGACTTTTGGCGCGAGAAGCTCAGGCCGAGTCGTGAAGGAACCGACTGGCTGGACGTGTTGAAGATTCTTGTGAGCTATCGCTTGATCGATCCCGGCAGTGAATGGCGGCTGCACCGTGAGTGGTATCACCGTTCGGCGATGCGTGACCTCCTTGGGCGCACCGGTGACACCGTCGAGTTGCAGTCGCTGTACCGATGCCTGGACTTGCTGCTCGATCACAAGCGCGACCTGTTCAGCTTTCTGACCGAGCGCTGGCAAGATCTGTTTGAGGCCAGATACGAAGTTTTACTGTATGACCTGACCAGCACCTATTTTGAATGCGATCCTCCCGAGCATGGCAAGCGACGGCATGGCTACAGCCGCGACAAACGTCCGGACTGTGTGCAGGTGGTGATCGCGCTCGTGATCACGCCGGAAGGATTTCCGCTGGCATACGAGGTGATGACGGGAAACACCAGCGATAAGACCACGCTCAAAGCATTCCTCGAGAAGATCGAAAACCAGTATGGGAAAGCCAATCGGGTTTGGGTCATGGATCGCGGGATCCCGACCGAGGACATTCTGCGTGAAATGCGGACGGCAACCACGCCGGTATCCTATTTGGTCGGGACGCAACGAGGGCGGCTGACGAAACTGGAAAGAGAGTTTTTGAAACTGCCATGGGCGAGGGTGAAGGACTCTCTGGAAGTGAAACTCTTGCCGCAGGAGGGAGAGCTGTACATCCTGGCCCGCAGCCAAGGCCGCAGGAAGAAGGAGCGCGCGATGCGGCGGCGCCGGCTCAAAAAACTGTGGCACCGTCTTCATGAGTTGCAACGGCAGAAACTGACGCGCGATGAATTACTGTTGAAGCTTGGGGCAGCCAAGGCGGAAGCCGGCAAAGCTTATCGGCTGGTGGAAGTTCATGTGCCCAGCGCCAAAGAACCAGTCAATGCCGAGACCTTCACCTTTTCTGTGCGCAAAGAGAAACTCCGAGCGGCCATGCGTACTGAAGGCGATTATCTACTGCGCTCGAATCTCTCGGGCGAGGACCCGGCAATCCTGTGGCAGCGGTATATTCAGCTGACGGAAATCGAGGCGGCCTTTCGCAATCTGAAGAGTGATCTGGCCATCCGGCCGATTCACCATCAGAAGGATCCGCGCATCGAGGCACACATCTTCATTGCGTTTCTGGCCTACTGTCTCTACGTCACGTTACAGCAGCGGCTGCGGGCTTTGGCGCCCGGGCTCACGAGCAGAGCCGTAATCGAGAAGATGACCGCCATCCAGATGATTGACGTTCACCTACCAACCACGGACGGCAGGATGCTTATCCTCTCCCGATATACGCAACCGGAACCAGATCACCAACTGCTGCTGCAGCGGCTCCACCTGATGCTGCCGGCGCAGCCACCGCCCAAAATCTCTCAACAGGGCGAAAATGACGCCACCGAGCCCATAGCTTTGTAGTGAAGACCTACGAGTTTCTTGAACGCAGAATCAATGACTTAGAGAGATTTTGAGCCCCAGTTGTCAAAGTCGGGCTAAGGCATTTGCATCGGGAACGGGGGAACGGGGACTGACGACAGCAACCTATGGACCCGAAAAAGCAATACGCGGTTTCAGGAGCTCCAGGACCCGCTTAGACGCAAAAAGCCGGTCCGTTTTTGGGTTTTGACCAGGTTTGCATTGGCGGCGCCGGACTAGGTGCAACATTCCTTCGCCAAGAGCAAGCTTCAAGCCGCCTCCCAAGCCTCGGCCTTGTGTTTAAGACTGCCTGTCCTCTTTCCAATCCCTGCAGTGAGGCGCCCGGTGGACAGCCTGGGGTAACGAGCCTCGTTCCCACTGCCATTCCCGCACCGGTTGGAGTGCCCTTCCGGCGTGAGTACTCCGAATGACGATCGATCCGGAAACGCGTGGATGTTTTGTTGGAAGTTCCCGGTTCGATCGAGCCCCTTTCTGCAGAAAGAAATGGGTTGACGTCCCCATTTAGATTCCCACCAGGTCTGGTTTGTTTGGGCGTAAAATCAACCATCGGTGGCGGTTTGGGGCGAATCCGCGCGCCTGGTTGACATAAGACCTCCATGTCGGAAGCTGGTGGGATCACATGCAGGAGGTCCTGCCGGGGAGGACGACCGCAATCACGCAGCTTATTTCGCCTATCCATGTGAAGCGCTGACTACCGTGGCGCAGTATCAAAAGCAGGAGTTGCTCTCTTCCGGCAGTTCGCCTCTCAACGGTACTCACGGCTGATGTTCAGTTTTTTCATCCTGGACTGAAGAGTAGTCCGTTTGAGTCCGAGGCGGGCGGCGGCTCCGCCGGGGCCTCCGACGATCCCGTCGGCCTCTCTAAGGGCACGAATAATGCGGTCCCGTTCGGCGGAATACGCCTCCGTTTCAATTGTGAATGCGCGATCTTTCGGCTCTTTCCGGATCTCTGCCAGGGAGACCTGAAGGATTTGTCCGGTGGAGAGGATGACCGACCGCTCAATGAGGTTCTGGAGTTCCCGGACATTTCCCGGCCAGCTGTACTGCGTGAGACATTCGATCACCCTGGATGGAATGACCTCGACGGTACGACCCAGCCGCTTGGCGAATTTTTGGGTAAAATGACGGATCAGCAGGGGAATATCCTCCCGGCGTTCCCTTAAGGGCGGCACGCGGACGGGGAAGACATTTAAACGGTAATACAGGTCCCTCCGGAACTGGTTCTCGTCCACCATTCGCTTCAAATCACGATTTGTGGCAGCCACAATCCTGGCATCGACCCGGATCGTACGGTTGCTGCCAAGCCGCTCAAACTCCTGCTCCTGGATCGCCCGCAGGAGCTTCGTCTGCAGCTCGAGGGGAATTTCTCCGATTTCATCGAGGAACAGAGTCCCGCGATGCGCCAGTTCGAAGCGGCCGATTTTTAAACCGATGGCTCCCGTGAAGGCGCCCTTTTCATGCCCGAACAACTCGCTTTCCAACAGGCCGGAGGGAATAGAGGCACAGTCCAGCTTCACAAAGCTCTGCTGTTTTCTCCCGCTCAGATCGTGGATTGCGCGGGCGACCAGTTCTTTGCCGGTTCCGGTCTCCCCCAGAATCAACACCGTCGCATCGGTAGGGGCGACAATCTGGATGCCCTTGATGACCGCCTCCAG includes:
- a CDS encoding transposase; protein product: MALLLRREGLYSSHLTTWRKQRKSGEIAGLEPRKRGKKPFPRNPLAAENERLHRETQRLQKRLRQAETIIDVQKKLCDLLGLTVPPIEQNGSDE
- a CDS encoding IS1634 family transposase, with product MFLRYTQRKKDGKLHRYWSIVENHRGEGRRVVQRQVLYLGEINDSQEAAWCRSIEVFESGTGHWRQVSLFPEDREAPELAHEVVHVCLDQLQLRRPRQWGACWLASELWRQLTLDDFWREKLRPSREGTDWLDVLKILVSYRLIDPGSEWRLHREWYHRSAMRDLLGRTGDTVELQSLYRCLDLLLDHKRDLFSFLTERWQDLFEARYEVLLYDLTSTYFECDPPEHGKRRHGYSRDKRPDCVQVVIALVITPEGFPLAYEVMTGNTSDKTTLKAFLEKIENQYGKANRVWVMDRGIPTEDILREMRTATTPVSYLVGTQRGRLTKLEREFLKLPWARVKDSLEVKLLPQEGELYILARSQGRRKKERAMRRRRLKKLWHRLHELQRQKLTRDELLLKLGAAKAEAGKAYRLVEVHVPSAKEPVNAETFTFSVRKEKLRAAMRTEGDYLLRSNLSGEDPAILWQRYIQLTEIEAAFRNLKSDLAIRPIHHQKDPRIEAHIFIAFLAYCLYVTLQQRLRALAPGLTSRAVIEKMTAIQMIDVHLPTTDGRMLILSRYTQPEPDHQLLLQRLHLMLPAQPPPKISQQGENDATEPIAL